In Tachysurus vachellii isolate PV-2020 chromosome 12, HZAU_Pvac_v1, whole genome shotgun sequence, the following are encoded in one genomic region:
- the fam228a gene encoding protein FAM228A, with product MPSKRRKEYSGVITLHKPVPPHLLYHTAPRSVGQKSSSAVEGPYVRSATRNLTRFITHPGSQADTAHTRSPCSLKHLMDHLLSEQQEVEAITQPLLDTENGFIKDLEHFLNHVDMLRVRRHELLHKRWTECVWWPIQCSVERRFKLRHCEGMKPTKILRTGYDDYSAKRKIMEKTNEPVVFQVSTILLKDPLFLYLHSRLKENTAVLHCQTGCVDDCQWMASEEEQDRNKRDLYGSSRSRGPVYMATADGRCFRPGCWSANYLPRSYSVKS from the exons ATGCCATCTAAACGCAGAAAAGAATACAGCGGCGTGATTACGCTTCACAAACCTGTCCCACCACATCTGCTCTACCATACG GCTCCTAGAAGTGTTGGGCAGAAGTCATCATCAGCAGTGGAGGGTCCATATGTGAGAAGTGCGACTCGGAATTTGACCAGGTTCATTACTCACCCAGGATCACAGGCTGATACGGcgcacacacgctctccctGCTCACTAAAACATCTAATG GATCACTTACTTTCCGAGCAACAGGAGGTCGAAGCCATCACACAGCCGCTGCTGGACACTGAGAATGGATTCATCAAG GATCTGGAACATTTCCTCAACCACGTAGACATGTTGAGAGTGAGGAGGCACGAGCTTCTGCACAAGCGatggacagagtgtgtgtggtggccaATACAGTGCAGCGTTGAACGGCGTTTCAAATTGCGCCATTGTGAGGGGATGAAGCCGACAAAAATATTGCGCACAGGCTATGACGACTACAGCGCTAAG agaaaaataatggAGAAAACTAATGAGCCAGTTGTCTTCCAGGTCAGCACCATTCTCTTGAAGGATCCACTGTTTCTCTACTTACATTCAAGACTGAAGGAGAACACAGCAGTCCTTCACTGCCAGACAG GATGTGTGGACGACTGTCAGTGGATGGCGTCGGAGGAggaacaggacaggaacaaGAGAGATCTGTACGGAAGCAGCAG GAGTCGAGGCCCTGTTTACATGGCTACAGCAGATGGGCGGTGTTTTCGGCCTGGATGCTGGTCTGCTAATTATCTGCCTCGCAGCTATTCAGTGAAGTCCTAA